A stretch of Clostridium formicaceticum DNA encodes these proteins:
- a CDS encoding NAD(P)H-dependent flavin oxidoreductase: protein MQLPFLKIGDLVANVPIIQGGMGIGVSLSRLASAVANEGGVGTISGVQIGFREPDFETNTNAANIRGLKKEIKKARELSPSGILGVNIMVAINNYKDMVTAAVEEKVNLIVSGAGLPTDLPGMIKESKTKIAPIVSSGKAAAIISKLWDRKYDYAPDMMIVEGPEAGGHLGFSLEQLTQETKPKLVDLVKDVIQAIKPFEDKYNKTIPVIAAGGIYNGSDIAECLKAGAAGVQMATRFVATEECDADIKYKEAYIHAKEQNIQLVKSPAGLPGRAIGNVFVKKTEIGNVPVQKCYHCLRTCEPATTPYCISKALIEAVKGNVENGLIFVGSSAHKIEKLTTVKELIQELIHETKLALE, encoded by the coding sequence ATGCAATTACCATTTTTAAAAATAGGCGATTTGGTGGCAAATGTGCCTATTATTCAGGGAGGTATGGGAATCGGTGTTTCTTTATCAAGATTAGCTTCAGCAGTAGCTAACGAAGGGGGGGTTGGAACAATATCTGGCGTACAAATAGGATTTAGAGAGCCAGATTTTGAAACCAATACCAATGCCGCAAATATAAGAGGATTGAAAAAAGAAATTAAAAAGGCAAGGGAACTAAGTCCAAGTGGTATTTTAGGTGTCAATATCATGGTGGCTATCAATAACTATAAAGATATGGTTACAGCTGCAGTAGAAGAAAAAGTTAATCTTATTGTTTCAGGAGCGGGGCTGCCTACAGATTTGCCAGGTATGATTAAGGAATCTAAAACCAAAATTGCACCTATTGTATCTTCTGGAAAAGCAGCAGCTATTATTTCAAAGTTATGGGATCGTAAATATGATTATGCTCCGGATATGATGATTGTAGAGGGACCTGAGGCTGGAGGACACCTAGGTTTCTCGTTGGAACAGTTGACACAAGAAACAAAACCTAAGCTTGTGGATCTTGTAAAGGATGTTATCCAGGCGATAAAGCCCTTTGAAGATAAATACAATAAAACCATTCCTGTTATTGCTGCTGGTGGTATCTACAATGGAAGTGATATCGCGGAATGCTTAAAAGCAGGAGCAGCAGGCGTGCAAATGGCAACAAGGTTTGTAGCGACAGAGGAATGTGATGCGGATATAAAATATAAAGAAGCGTATATTCATGCAAAAGAACAAAATATTCAGCTAGTAAAAAGTCCTGCTGGTTTACCCGGAAGGGCAATTGGCAATGTTTTTGTGAAGAAGACAGAAATAGGGAATGTTCCAGTGCAAAAATGTTATCATTGCTTAAGAACTTGTGAACCAGCCACTACGCCTTATTGTATATCAAAAGCACTCATTGAAGCAGTGAAGGGAAATGTGGAAAATGGACTAATCTTTGTAGGCAGTAGCGCTCATAAAATAGAGAAATTGACAACAGTAAAGGAACTGATACAGGAACTAATACATGAAACAAAATTGGCTTTAGAGTAA
- the rplU gene encoding 50S ribosomal protein L21 produces MYAIIETGGKQYRVQEGDTLFVEKLDATEGDVVTIENVLAVSKEGNLTVGNPVVNGAKVEAKVVEQGKGKKIIIFKYKPKKDFRKKQGHRQPYTKLMIEKINA; encoded by the coding sequence ATGTACGCAATTATTGAGACAGGTGGAAAACAATACAGAGTACAAGAAGGCGATACATTGTTTGTTGAGAAGTTAGATGCAACTGAAGGCGATGTAGTAACCATCGAAAATGTATTAGCTGTATCAAAAGAAGGTAACTTAACTGTTGGTAATCCAGTGGTTAATGGCGCTAAGGTTGAAGCTAAGGTTGTTGAGCAAGGTAAAGGTAAAAAAATCATTATCTTCAAATACAAGCCTAAGAAAGACTTTAGAAAGAAACAAGGTCATAGACAACCTTATACAAAGTTAATGATTGAGAAAATTAATGCGTAG
- a CDS encoding ribosomal-processing cysteine protease Prp: MITIDIQRNENNEIISFTTSGHAYADEPGRDIVCAAVSTLTQTMLLGVYEVLKVKLPYKMKHGYLTCNIPEDISVEKRQQINILFETMVVGLKNIQENYCQYIDLHDKEV, from the coding sequence ATGATTACAATAGACATTCAGCGCAATGAAAACAATGAAATTATTAGTTTTACTACTTCAGGACATGCATATGCAGATGAGCCTGGAAGAGATATTGTTTGTGCTGCTGTTTCTACATTAACGCAAACAATGTTATTAGGCGTATATGAGGTATTAAAGGTGAAATTGCCTTATAAAATGAAGCATGGTTACTTAACCTGTAACATACCTGAAGATATTTCAGTAGAAAAAAGACAGCAGATAAACATATTATTTGAAACCATGGTGGTAGGACTAAAAAATATTCAAGAAAACTATTGTCAATATATAGATCTTCATGACAAGGAGGTGTAA
- the rpmA gene encoding 50S ribosomal protein L27: protein MFRIDLQLFASKKGVGSSKNGRDSIAKRLGVKRADGQFVTAGNILVRQRGTKIHPGTNVGRGSDDTLFALIDGVVKFERKGKNKKQVSIHAAN from the coding sequence ATGTTTAGAATTGATCTTCAATTATTTGCTAGTAAAAAAGGAGTAGGTAGCTCCAAAAACGGTAGAGATAGTATCGCTAAAAGACTAGGAGTAAAAAGAGCTGATGGACAGTTTGTAACTGCTGGAAATATCTTAGTAAGACAAAGAGGCACAAAAATTCATCCAGGTACAAATGTAGGTAGAGGTTCAGATGATACACTTTTTGCTTTAATAGATGGTGTTGTAAAGTTTGAAAGAAAAGGAAAAAACAAAAAACAAGTTAGCATTCATGCTGCAAACTAG
- the nadD gene encoding nicotinate-nucleotide adenylyltransferase → MHKANKRYGIMGGTFDPIHLGHLFIAETALDELNLDKVVFIPTGHPPHKDHENITDAHHRLQMTSIAIHSNKTFKLSAIEVNRKGPSYTIDTVRRLLEHDGGDVELYFITGTDAFMEVETWKRYKDVLQMIKIVVATRLGYSDVHFNEKVDLFTKKYKARIIKVAVPILEISSSDIRNRIKEGKTIKYLVPEGVEEYIRKNQLYQY, encoded by the coding sequence ATGCACAAGGCAAATAAGAGGTATGGCATCATGGGGGGAACCTTTGATCCTATTCACTTAGGACATTTATTTATTGCTGAAACAGCTTTAGATGAACTGAATTTAGATAAAGTTGTCTTTATCCCTACAGGCCATCCCCCCCATAAAGACCATGAAAATATCACTGACGCACATCATAGGCTACAGATGACGTCGATTGCTATTCATAGTAATAAGACTTTTAAGCTATCTGCGATTGAGGTGAATAGAAAAGGACCTTCCTATACAATAGATACAGTGCGACGTCTGTTGGAGCATGATGGAGGAGACGTTGAATTGTATTTTATTACTGGTACAGATGCATTTATGGAGGTAGAAACTTGGAAACGCTATAAAGATGTATTACAGATGATTAAAATTGTTGTAGCAACTAGATTGGGGTATAGTGATGTGCACTTTAATGAAAAAGTAGATTTATTTACTAAAAAATATAAGGCTAGAATCATAAAAGTTGCAGTGCCTATTTTGGAAATTTCATCAAGTGATATTAGAAATCGTATAAAAGAAGGTAAAACCATTAAATATCTAGTTCCTGAAGGTGTAGAGGAATATATAAGAAAAAATCAATTATATCAATATTAG
- the yqeK gene encoding bis(5'-nucleosyl)-tetraphosphatase (symmetrical) YqeK, whose product MKEQLIEEIKKALKDTINHRRYIHTMGVVKASIDLAEKYGEDSLHATIAALLHDYAKDYTRDQLLDYVAKHHLTIDPIMFEAHELLHGKVAASIAQNKFHIDHQNILKAIENHTTGGENMSKLEKIIYLADFIEEGRNYPGVDQLRKTAKEDLDKAVLQALNNTIIYVLSIEKLLHPNTLFARNEMLKKLKKY is encoded by the coding sequence ATGAAGGAGCAACTGATAGAAGAAATTAAGAAGGCATTAAAAGACACGATTAATCATAGGCGTTACATACATACCATGGGGGTTGTGAAGGCTTCTATAGATTTAGCAGAAAAGTATGGTGAAGATTCATTGCATGCTACTATAGCAGCTTTACTCCATGATTATGCAAAAGATTATACACGAGATCAATTGTTAGACTATGTTGCAAAACATCACTTAACAATTGATCCTATTATGTTTGAAGCCCATGAACTTCTGCATGGGAAGGTTGCAGCCTCTATTGCGCAGAACAAATTTCATATAGACCATCAGAACATTTTAAAGGCGATAGAAAATCATACAACTGGCGGAGAAAATATGAGCAAATTGGAAAAAATCATCTATTTAGCAGATTTTATTGAAGAGGGTAGAAATTATCCTGGTGTAGATCAACTAAGAAAGACTGCTAAAGAGGATTTAGATAAAGCAGTGCTTCAAGCATTAAACAATACGATTATTTATGTTTTGAGCATTGAAAAACTGTTGCATCCTAATACGCTTTTTGCTCGCAATGAGATGTTAAAAAAACTAAAAAAATATTAA
- the yhbY gene encoding ribosome assembly RNA-binding protein YhbY, giving the protein MLTGKQRTYLKGIAHGIKPITQIGKYGVSDSFLTQLDDALESREIVKVNILESSLLDTKETANEVAKTLEAEFVQAIGNKFTIYRPSKNNPKIQLPKS; this is encoded by the coding sequence ATGTTAACAGGTAAGCAGAGAACATATCTTAAAGGAATAGCACATGGTATAAAGCCTATAACCCAAATTGGTAAATATGGTGTCAGCGATAGTTTTTTGACACAGCTAGATGACGCTTTAGAAAGCAGAGAAATTGTTAAAGTGAATATTTTAGAAAGCAGTCTATTAGATACAAAGGAAACAGCTAATGAGGTAGCAAAAACTCTAGAGGCTGAGTTTGTTCAGGCAATTGGGAACAAATTCACGATCTATAGACCTTCAAAAAATAATCCTAAAATACAACTACCTAAAAGCTAA
- a CDS encoding LCP family protein, whose protein sequence is MGKRAKRRKRPMGFILVIVIALAVGAFFINSSRSSHRTNILVFGVDALESQKSQATRADTIMLFSTDGKNPVLISIPRDTRVNISGRRSPEKINHAHAYGGAELLVNTVEEFLDIPIHYYARINYKAVEELVEALGGITVDVPIDMKYSDPYDDPPLYIDIKKGPQTLKGKDALHFLRFRSGYANQDLGRIEAQQRFVHALMDKVMSPMIIFKVPTLTKTFYNNVDTDIPKAKIFSLGVQSLRAKIDEITKLTLPGTPAMVNGTSYYIVKEQDILTIKENYLTTQSKLDSVIEVLNGCGVSGVAATFAKKLEDEKISVASIGNYDANDVVESFIIYRIGHKKEAKKLSKTLGIKKLIEAEKEIETVDIRIIIGKDLTTN, encoded by the coding sequence ATGGGAAAACGGGCAAAACGAAGAAAAAGACCGATGGGCTTTATCTTAGTGATTGTCATTGCTTTAGCAGTGGGGGCTTTTTTTATAAATAGTAGTAGGTCTAGCCATCGAACAAACATCCTAGTTTTTGGGGTAGATGCCTTAGAATCACAAAAAAGCCAAGCTACTAGAGCAGACACTATTATGCTTTTCAGTACAGATGGGAAAAATCCAGTATTGATTTCTATACCAAGGGATACCAGAGTGAACATTTCAGGTAGAAGATCTCCTGAAAAAATTAATCATGCCCATGCCTATGGAGGCGCAGAACTGCTAGTTAACACAGTTGAGGAGTTTTTGGACATCCCTATCCACTATTATGCTAGAATAAACTATAAAGCTGTTGAGGAACTGGTAGAAGCATTGGGTGGGATAACAGTTGATGTGCCTATAGATATGAAGTATTCTGACCCTTATGATGATCCACCTCTTTACATTGATATTAAGAAGGGGCCACAGACTTTAAAGGGAAAAGATGCCCTTCATTTTTTGCGTTTCAGGAGTGGTTATGCCAATCAGGATTTAGGAAGAATTGAAGCACAGCAAAGATTTGTACATGCTTTGATGGACAAAGTGATGTCACCAATGATTATCTTTAAAGTTCCTACACTAACAAAAACTTTTTATAATAATGTCGACACCGATATACCAAAAGCTAAAATATTTTCTTTGGGTGTACAGAGTTTAAGAGCAAAGATTGACGAGATTACTAAGTTAACATTACCAGGAACCCCTGCAATGGTAAACGGTACTTCTTATTACATTGTAAAGGAACAAGATATCCTTACTATAAAAGAAAATTATTTAACAACACAGTCAAAGCTAGATAGTGTAATTGAAGTATTAAATGGATGTGGTGTAAGTGGTGTAGCAGCAACTTTTGCTAAAAAGTTGGAAGATGAAAAAATTTCAGTGGCTTCCATAGGAAATTATGATGCTAATGATGTCGTTGAATCTTTTATAATCTACCGTATTGGGCATAAAAAAGAGGCAAAAAAACTTAGTAAAACGCTAGGAATAAAAAAACTTATAGAAGCAGAAAAGGAGATAGAGACAGTAGATATCCGCATTATTATAGGAAAAGATTTAACTACAAATTAG
- a CDS encoding Rne/Rng family ribonuclease, translated as MNQIIVDTTMNETRLALIENNELVELYIERKNNKRIVGNIYKGRVTNVLPGMQAAFVDIGLEKNSFLYVKDAVPQEYQYEENETFQDIAIKDLIKPGQEIIVQVTKEPIGTKGARVTTHITLPGRYLVLMPYTDYLGVSRRITSEEERIRLKKAVEEVKPQNMGVIVRTVAEGKNKEAFNDDIKFLLKLWQKIEKEKKLGFAPRMIYKDFDLVDRTIRDIFSINIDKFVMNNTEDYKGALELVDLISPALKSRIELYDEELEIFQYYNIETQFKNSILRKIWLKSGGYIVIDSTEALTVIDVNTGKYVGSIDLEDTVFKTNLEAAQEIAKQLRLRDIGGIIIVDFIDMTNEDYVERVLQALEQSLNKDRTKTKILGMTSLGLVEITRKKVRQRLESLLLKQCPCCEGTGKVLNEEVLLFRIEKEVKRTKIHTNAEAIVFEVNPDVYDGIFKDKSVIKELEEEYGIKIWVLPKKDAHFNDLHIKARGKIETMEKLVKEI; from the coding sequence ATGAATCAAATTATTGTAGATACTACTATGAACGAAACGCGACTGGCATTAATAGAAAACAATGAACTAGTTGAACTGTATATCGAAAGAAAAAATAATAAAAGAATCGTGGGAAATATCTATAAAGGCAGAGTGACAAATGTATTACCAGGTATGCAGGCGGCTTTCGTTGATATTGGTTTAGAAAAAAATAGTTTTCTCTATGTAAAGGATGCTGTACCACAAGAATATCAGTATGAAGAAAATGAGACTTTTCAAGATATAGCTATAAAAGATCTTATAAAGCCAGGTCAAGAAATTATTGTTCAAGTTACCAAAGAGCCTATTGGTACGAAAGGAGCTAGAGTGACTACCCATATTACTTTACCAGGAAGATATCTAGTATTGATGCCCTATACTGATTATCTAGGGGTTTCAAGAAGGATTACAAGTGAAGAGGAAAGAATTAGGTTGAAAAAGGCTGTTGAAGAAGTAAAACCTCAAAATATGGGTGTGATCGTTAGAACCGTTGCAGAAGGTAAAAACAAAGAGGCTTTTAATGATGATATTAAGTTTTTATTGAAGCTTTGGCAAAAAATTGAAAAAGAAAAAAAGTTAGGTTTTGCTCCAAGAATGATTTATAAAGATTTTGACTTGGTAGATAGAACAATTCGTGATATATTTAGTATAAACATTGATAAGTTTGTTATGAATAACACAGAGGATTATAAAGGTGCATTAGAACTGGTGGATTTAATTTCTCCAGCATTAAAAAGTAGAATAGAACTTTATGATGAAGAACTGGAAATTTTTCAATACTATAATATAGAAACACAATTTAAAAATAGTATTTTAAGGAAAATATGGTTAAAAAGTGGAGGCTATATTGTTATTGATTCTACAGAAGCTTTGACGGTTATTGACGTGAATACAGGAAAATATGTGGGAAGCATAGACCTAGAGGATACTGTTTTTAAGACGAATCTTGAAGCCGCCCAAGAAATAGCCAAACAGTTGAGACTAAGAGATATAGGGGGTATTATCATTGTAGACTTTATTGATATGACCAATGAAGACTATGTTGAGCGGGTCCTGCAGGCTTTGGAGCAATCATTAAATAAAGATCGGACGAAGACAAAAATACTTGGCATGACTTCTCTTGGTTTGGTGGAGATTACGAGAAAAAAGGTTAGACAGCGATTAGAATCTTTATTGCTAAAGCAATGCCCCTGTTGCGAAGGTACTGGTAAAGTATTAAATGAAGAAGTCTTATTATTTAGAATAGAAAAAGAAGTGAAGAGAACAAAAATTCATACCAATGCTGAAGCCATTGTTTTTGAAGTAAATCCAGATGTATATGATGGCATTTTTAAAGATAAATCCGTCATAAAAGAATTAGAAGAAGAGTATGGTATAAAAATATGGGTATTACCAAAAAAAGATGCTCACTTTAATGATTTGCATATTAAAGCTCGAGGAAAAATAGAAACAATGGAAAAATTAGTAAAAGAAATCTAG
- the rsfS gene encoding ribosome silencing factor, with product MKNETFGLVTKIVKHIDDKLGQNITVLDLNGISTLCDYFVITSTPSIRQVKAITDEIQDRLEEEGVYVLHKEGYTSGRWVLLDYGDIVIHILYKEDREFYNIEGIWKDAAIINIDKIIENNI from the coding sequence ATGAAAAACGAAACCTTTGGCCTAGTAACAAAAATAGTGAAACATATTGATGATAAACTAGGACAGAATATAACTGTATTAGATTTGAACGGTATATCTACCTTATGTGACTACTTTGTCATCACCAGTACCCCTTCTATTCGGCAAGTAAAGGCAATTACAGATGAAATTCAGGATCGATTAGAGGAAGAGGGAGTGTATGTTTTACATAAAGAAGGTTATACTTCTGGAAGATGGGTTCTATTGGATTATGGGGATATTGTTATCCATATACTTTATAAAGAAGATCGGGAGTTTTATAATATAGAAGGAATTTGGAAGGATGCAGCGATTATAAATATTGACAAAATAATTGAAAATAATATATAA
- a CDS encoding calcium/sodium antiporter yields MGNLGVFLLFTLGVVIIIKGGDWFVESAVWVAKVTGVPNVLIGATIVSIATTLPELLVSSIATYQHYYDVAIGNVVGSMVCNIGLILGLTALLSPIKIQPSKFAVKGFFMLISGIVLLFLAKDTIITPQEGNLFILLFFIYIVMNILEFRGNGKNNREYHATANLDKSNTKINIGKFIIGALFITVGARLLVNNGIIIAELVGVPQQVISLTLIALGTSLPELTTAIGSVIKGHGEISVGNILGANILDMVMVLGVCSKLGEKGIVINYENIMLGATIHNVPQSLYLDIPVALLMMVILVLGGFLKGAINRTMGFSMLFIYIMYLGVLAKLFI; encoded by the coding sequence ATGGGAAACTTAGGGGTTTTTTTGCTGTTTACTTTAGGTGTAGTCATCATTATTAAAGGTGGTGACTGGTTTGTAGAATCTGCTGTTTGGGTGGCCAAAGTAACGGGAGTACCTAATGTATTGATTGGTGCCACAATTGTAAGTATAGCAACAACACTACCTGAGCTGTTGGTTTCTTCTATTGCAACCTATCAACATTACTATGATGTTGCGATAGGTAATGTGGTGGGTTCCATGGTTTGTAATATTGGCCTTATATTAGGATTAACTGCTTTACTGTCACCTATAAAAATTCAGCCTAGTAAATTTGCTGTTAAAGGTTTTTTTATGCTAATCAGCGGCATCGTATTGCTATTTTTAGCGAAAGATACGATTATTACACCTCAAGAAGGAAATCTATTTATTTTGTTATTTTTTATATATATTGTGATGAATATACTAGAGTTTAGAGGGAATGGAAAGAATAATAGGGAATACCACGCTACTGCAAATTTAGATAAAAGTAATACAAAAATAAATATAGGAAAATTTATCATAGGTGCTTTATTTATCACTGTGGGAGCAAGGTTATTGGTGAATAATGGAATTATTATTGCGGAGTTGGTAGGCGTACCGCAGCAGGTAATAAGTTTAACACTGATTGCTTTAGGTACTTCTCTTCCTGAACTAACTACAGCTATAGGCTCTGTGATAAAAGGTCATGGAGAAATATCTGTAGGAAATATTTTAGGCGCAAATATCCTTGACATGGTCATGGTATTAGGGGTATGCTCAAAATTGGGGGAAAAAGGAATTGTTATCAACTATGAAAACATCATGTTGGGAGCAACGATTCATAATGTGCCTCAATCCTTATACTTGGATATTCCAGTAGCTTTGCTAATGATGGTAATTTTGGTTTTAGGAGGCTTTTTAAAAGGAGCAATTAATCGCACGATGGGTTTTAGTATGTTGTTTATTTATATCATGTACTTAGGTGTATTGGCTAAGTTATTTATATAA
- the obgE gene encoding GTPase ObgE — protein MFIDKAKIHLKAGKGGDGAVAFRREIYVPAGGPSGGDGGKGGDIVFEVDEGMRTLMDFRYKKHYVAQNGEDGKNKNMYGKDAEDLILKVPPGTIIKDEKTGAIIADLIEGGEKKVIARGGKGGKGNIHFKTATRQAPRFAIAGEHGDELTVILELKMIADVGLIGFPNVGKSTILSVVTSASPKVADYHFTTLTPNLGVVKTKYGDSFVLADIPGLIEGAHEGVGLGHEFLRHVERTKLLIHIIDIAAVEGRDPLEDFDKINEELKLYSGKLADKPQIVAANKIDIPEAEENLQKLKEKLEPMEIEVFPVSAATNKGLEELFIHVSKKLKEVEESYIEDVVVEDEKVYQYQKEDKYQFTVSKEDDIFIIEGKFVERLVNSTNFDSMDSLSYFHKVLRKRGIIDELKTMGIQNGDTVKIEDIEFEYYD, from the coding sequence ATGTTTATAGATAAAGCAAAGATTCATTTAAAAGCAGGTAAAGGTGGCGACGGCGCTGTTGCCTTTAGACGTGAGATTTATGTTCCTGCTGGAGGACCCTCAGGTGGCGATGGTGGTAAAGGTGGCGACATTGTATTTGAAGTAGATGAAGGTATGCGTACTTTGATGGATTTTAGGTATAAAAAACACTATGTAGCTCAAAATGGAGAAGACGGTAAAAACAAGAACATGTACGGAAAAGATGCAGAAGACTTAATATTGAAAGTTCCTCCTGGAACCATTATTAAAGATGAAAAAACAGGAGCTATTATTGCTGACCTAATAGAGGGTGGAGAGAAAAAAGTTATTGCACGAGGTGGCAAAGGCGGAAAAGGAAACATTCATTTTAAGACGGCAACGAGACAAGCGCCTAGATTTGCTATTGCGGGAGAGCATGGTGATGAACTAACGGTTATTTTGGAATTGAAAATGATTGCTGATGTTGGATTAATAGGGTTTCCTAATGTAGGAAAGTCTACGATACTTTCGGTGGTTACTAGTGCAAGTCCGAAGGTGGCAGATTATCATTTTACTACCTTAACACCTAACTTAGGGGTGGTAAAGACGAAGTATGGGGATAGTTTTGTTTTGGCAGATATACCAGGACTGATTGAAGGAGCCCATGAAGGGGTTGGATTGGGTCATGAATTTCTTCGTCATGTAGAGCGAACAAAACTTCTCATTCATATTATAGATATTGCTGCTGTAGAAGGTAGAGATCCTTTAGAAGATTTTGATAAAATCAATGAAGAGCTAAAGCTATATAGTGGGAAACTAGCAGATAAGCCGCAAATTGTAGCTGCTAATAAAATAGATATTCCTGAAGCTGAAGAAAATCTTCAAAAGTTAAAAGAAAAATTAGAGCCTATGGAAATAGAAGTTTTTCCAGTGTCTGCTGCTACAAACAAGGGGCTAGAGGAATTATTTATCCATGTATCTAAGAAGCTTAAAGAAGTAGAGGAAAGCTATATAGAAGATGTAGTGGTAGAAGACGAAAAAGTGTATCAATATCAAAAAGAAGATAAATACCAATTTACAGTTAGCAAAGAAGATGATATCTTTATTATTGAAGGGAAATTTGTAGAGCGATTAGTGAACTCTACGAATTTTGATAGCATGGATTCATTAAGCTACTTTCATAAAGTTCTAAGAAAGCGGGGAATTATTGATGAATTAAAAACAATGGGCATTCAGAATGGAGATACTGTAAAAATTGAAGACATTGAATTTGAGTATTATGATTAA